The nucleotide window GCGCCGAAGGTCTTACCAATGCCTTCGTCAGATCAATTCAAAACAACAAAGTGGATGAATTTAACGAGATGATCAGATCGGCAGGTATGCTCTTGGTTGACGACGTTCAGTTCCTTGCCGGCAAGAAAAAAACTCAAGAAAATCTTCTCTACAGATTCAATGAGTTCTATGACAATGGTAAGCAGGTGGTCGTGGCCGGTGATGCCCCACAGCATGAGATGGACTTTTTGAACAAAAGCTTGCGTTCTCGCATGGAGGGTGGCACTACTGCACATCTCGACTTAGCTGACTATGAAACACGCCTAGCCATTCTCAGCTCCAAAATACCTGAGGAACCAAAGGTTCCGCGAGAAGTCATGGAGTTTATTTGCCGGCTAAATATCGATAATATACGCAAGCTGGAAGGCTGCCTTACCAGTGTGGTGAATTACTGCCGGCTGGTTACCAAGTCTGCACCCACGCTGGATGACGCTATCATTGCCCTGAAAAGTATGACATCCAGTCAAACTTGCAATAACCTGAATGCCAAGAAGATAATCGAAGCTGTGGCAATACATTTCGAGATTACTCCGACGGACATCAAAAGCCAGAAGAGGGATCAAAAAGTTGCCGATGCAAGACAAGTTGCCTGTTTCTTAATACGACATGCAACCCCAAATACTTGGGTGCAAATAGCCCGATCGGTCAACAGGGATCATTCAACAGTGATGCATGCCTGTAGCAAAGTGGAAAAGGACGACGACTTGTTGGAAAAGGCACGTCAGATACGAGCGCAATTATCAAGCGTTTGTTAGACAAGATCCCCCCCCCTAAATCCCCTGATGTAGCAATACTTCAGGGGCTTAATTTTTAAAAAACCGCTTCTTCCGCGGTTTGAGATTATTTCAATATTTCAAAGACTTTCTGCTTTGAAGAAAATCCGGAAATAAGATTAACGCACGAAGGAGAAACTTTAAAATAAACAGCTATTACTTTAATAATCGCCTTGTTCGCTTTACCGTCTCTAGGAGGTTCTATAACTGAAACAATGAAGTTTATCTCATCAATCTTTTCTATCTTTTCTTCTCTGGCTGACGGTTTTGCTCTAACGAATATTTTCATATTTTCTTTTTTTATCTGTTTCACCCCAGTTTCCCCCTCCGATACTTTTTACTGGAATAAACTAGACGGGGTTTTACAAATTGCATAGTCGGAAATTCAGGAAGCGTAGATACGTTCAATTTTTTTCGGATTAACCATTCGATTGCGCGAATTTCTCCCTGTTCAGTCGGCGTCACAAAAGAAATCGCATGGCCTTTTACACCAGCCCTGGCAGTTCTGCCTATCCTATGGACATAATCTTCCGCTTGTGAAGGCAAATCATAATTTATAACCAATTCTATTCCGATTACGTCAATCCCCCGCGCCATAATATCGGTTGCCACGAGCACGCGATATTTCCCGGTTTTAAAACCATCCAAAGCGCTTTTTCTCTGAGGAAAGGTGAGGTTTGAATGTATTTCTGCGGCCGAATAACCCATGTGCTTGATTGCCCGCGCGATACGACTGGCTCCGTATTTCGTTCTTGTAAATATAAGCGTTGATCCCGAATATTGGGCCAAAACCTTTTCGAGCAAACGCAGTTTTGCTTCCCTGGCGACAATAAAAATATCCTGAGAAACGCTGTCAACCGTTGTACCGGTCGGAGCTATTTCAACGCTGATCGGAAACTTCATATTCGCTGACGCAATGCCCATGATTTCCGGAGA belongs to Candidatus Paceibacterota bacterium and includes:
- the dnaA gene encoding chromosomal replication initiator protein DnaA, encoding MSKLSAAQIWEAALGELQLSVNKASYDTWLKDTKGLKHQGSLFVIEVPTIFISEWLQSRMSSLIKRTLGNITGRDDLEVQIVIAGNELVPETKEQQVIPKQLELPTRHTFETFVVGDCNRFAFEMAREVGGQYNQKSNPLYLCGGSGTGKTHLLQAICKLARANGFQALLVSAEGLTNAFVRSIQNNKVDEFNEMIRSAGMLLVDDVQFLAGKKKTQENLLYRFNEFYDNGKQVVVAGDAPQHEMDFLNKSLRSRMEGGTTAHLDLADYETRLAILSSKIPEEPKVPREVMEFICRLNIDNIRKLEGCLTSVVNYCRLVTKSAPTLDDAIIALKSMTSSQTCNNLNAKKIIEAVAIHFEITPTDIKSQKRDQKVADARQVACFLIRHATPNTWVQIARSVNRDHSTVMHACSKVEKDDDLLEKARQIRAQLSSVC
- a CDS encoding DUF167 domain-containing protein; this encodes MKIFVRAKPSAREEKIEKIDEINFIVSVIEPPRDGKANKAIIKVIAVYFKVSPSCVNLISGFSSKQKVFEILK
- a CDS encoding DEAD/DEAH box helicase; the protein is GIAPGILEILKRIRYVTPTPIQYQSIPIAIQGKDIVGIAQTGTGKTLAFGIPMIQRLASSKGSGLVILPTRELAIQIDAELRKVGNSLGLKTAVLIGGVPIKPQIVSIRRNPHIIIATPGRLIDHLYQKTVNLKNVNILILDEADRMLDMGFLPQIKEVLRSVPRERQTMLFSATISPEIMGIASANMKFPISVEIAPTGTTVDSVSQDIFIVAREAKLRLLEKVLAQYSGSTLIFTRTKYGASRIARAIKHMGYSAAEIHSNLTFPQRKSALDGFKTGKYRVLVATDIMARGIDVIGIELVINYDLPSQAEDYVHRIGRTARAGVKGHAISFVTPTEQGEIRAIEWLIRKKLNVSTLPEFPTMQFVKPRLVYSSKKYRRGKLG